The proteins below come from a single Silene latifolia isolate original U9 population unplaced genomic scaffold, ASM4854445v1 scaffold_398, whole genome shotgun sequence genomic window:
- the LOC141639450 gene encoding histone H3.3-like has product MARTKQTARKSTVGKTPRKSLAMKVTRKSAPTTGGVKKPHRYRPGTVALREIRKYQKSTELLIRKLPFQRLVRELAQNFKTDLRFQSHAVLALQEAAEAYLVGLFEDTNLCAIHAKRVTVMPKDLQLAKRIRGEIA; this is encoded by the coding sequence ATGGCTCGTACGAAGCAAACTGCCCGCAAGTCTACAGTTGGAAAGACCCCAAGAAAGAGCTTGGCCATGAAGGTAACACGGAAGTCCGCCCCTACAACTGGTGGTGTGAAGAAGCCTCACCGATACAGACCTGGCACAGTTGCTCTTCGAGAAATTCGTAAGTATCAGAAGAGTACCGAGTTATTGATCAGGAAACTACCCTTTCAGAGATTAGTTCGTGAGCTTGCACAGAATTTCAAGACAGACCTGCGTTTCCAGAGTCACGCTGTCTTAGCTCTCCAGGAAGCGGCTGAGGCTTATCTTGTGGGTTTATTTGAAGACACCAATCTTTGTGCCATTCATGCAAAGCGTGTCACGGTAATGCCAAAGGATCTCCAGCTAGCAAAGAGGATCCGGGGTGAAATTGCTTAA
- the LOC141639451 gene encoding uncharacterized protein LOC141639451, which translates to MTGPTASGTPKNYDLWADAVRNALDAKNKLAFIEGKVKKPITPDGQEESLEAVAWRQCNAMLKAWIRCSIDEDLHASISFTGTIMEVWKELKERYAAGNAPRVHQLKAELSDCKQKKDQSVVQYYTNLKTIWDELASYSKVPP; encoded by the exons ATGACGGGACCAACTGCATCCGGCACACCCAAG AATTATGATTTATGGGCCGATGCTGTAAGAAATGCTCTTGACGCGAAAAACAAATTGGCGTTTATCGAAGGCAAAGTTAAGAAGCCTATCACGCCTGACGGTCAAGAGGAGTCCCTCGAAGCAGTGGCGTGGCGACAGTGCAACGCCATGCTCAAGGCATGGATAAGATGTTCGATTGACGAAGATTTACATGCTAGTATCAGTTTTACGGGTACTATCATGGAAGTTTGGAAGGAATTGAAGGAGCGGTATGCTGCTGGAAACGCCCCTAGAGTGCATCAATTGAAGGCGGAATTAAGCGAttgcaagcaaaagaaagatcaGTCCGTGGTTCAATATTACACAAATCTGAAAACCATATGGGACGAATTAGCAAGTTATAGCAAAGTGCCTCCGTGA